The following coding sequences are from one Pseudonocardia sp. EC080619-01 window:
- a CDS encoding DICT sensory domain-containing protein, with product MSGTEGPLAYAVRVAAEQAYVDGLSEGRREAWERASGATPEPSSKRLLVHLSHSIERAVMSGPRIDPTVVVALFQRLPFFDREREVYARMAEAGIHVVVGFVDGSAHDVPEGIHLVTLDPDEPLADEWTVVAAGPEAGAFLVATDQHARDPQESGPEAGRVFLGRWGYSRAQAGSELARLRFALGDRLDPTIRRTIDELLARSMPAGGDPAASSGTPGEAWATTSLNHMIDRLLSVRAGTRELRAQLADAQQAAAARTAAVVDPASGLPTADVLNRWTDTAGPEALPVGVALFDLPGLSGDRVRDDDRASYFAAHQVAAALTQPLGPVDTAVRLSERRFALVLPGASERHLAGVCDRVGEQLELASHGYPGVPLHGRVALMCTRTRPLPVDDLRAALGHLPEDPAGHGPVDAGETPAGDRIVVAAAGLAESATGLAESGGRSELPVATTEESDGPDRAGGAAARGHDATTGSPDAGATGEGSGVQDDRIGAWDVPGAGRRPEAGRPTPYERPSAPEHRASAEGTHRAPPVDDGGAPYRSWPPTRVGTAGRPGGTGHDSVGPPAHAHAPEPQQAPPVSRPRPYLDAGSGAGRTDDDPRNAAQQALRRLAPGSTGNGDDRARDDVFTDLSDTGGRNGTGHPGW from the coding sequence ATGTCCGGCACCGAGGGACCGCTCGCGTACGCCGTCCGGGTGGCTGCCGAACAGGCCTACGTCGACGGTCTGTCCGAGGGGCGCCGGGAGGCGTGGGAGCGCGCGTCCGGCGCGACGCCCGAGCCGTCGTCGAAGCGGCTGCTCGTGCACCTGTCGCACTCGATCGAGCGTGCGGTGATGTCCGGGCCGCGGATCGACCCGACCGTCGTCGTGGCGCTGTTCCAGCGGCTGCCGTTCTTCGACCGCGAGCGCGAGGTCTACGCGCGGATGGCCGAGGCGGGCATCCACGTCGTCGTCGGGTTCGTCGACGGCAGCGCGCACGACGTGCCGGAGGGGATCCATCTCGTCACCCTCGACCCGGACGAGCCGCTGGCCGACGAGTGGACGGTCGTCGCCGCGGGTCCCGAGGCGGGTGCATTCCTGGTCGCGACCGACCAGCACGCCCGTGACCCGCAGGAGAGCGGTCCCGAGGCGGGCCGGGTGTTCCTCGGCCGGTGGGGCTACTCCCGCGCGCAGGCCGGCAGCGAGCTGGCCCGGCTGCGGTTCGCCCTCGGCGACCGGCTCGACCCGACGATCCGGCGCACGATCGACGAGCTCCTCGCCCGGTCGATGCCGGCCGGCGGCGACCCGGCCGCCTCGTCCGGCACGCCGGGCGAGGCCTGGGCGACCACCTCGCTGAACCACATGATCGACCGCTTGCTGTCGGTCCGGGCGGGTACCCGCGAGCTCCGTGCCCAGCTGGCCGACGCGCAGCAGGCCGCGGCCGCCCGCACCGCCGCCGTCGTGGATCCCGCCAGCGGGCTGCCGACCGCCGACGTCCTGAACCGCTGGACGGACACCGCGGGGCCGGAGGCGCTCCCGGTCGGGGTCGCGCTGTTCGACCTGCCCGGGCTGAGCGGCGACCGGGTCCGCGACGACGACCGGGCCTCCTACTTCGCGGCGCACCAGGTCGCGGCCGCGCTGACCCAGCCGCTCGGGCCGGTCGACACCGCGGTCCGGCTGTCGGAGCGGCGGTTCGCGCTGGTCCTGCCCGGGGCGTCGGAGCGGCACCTGGCGGGGGTGTGCGACCGGGTCGGTGAGCAGCTGGAGCTGGCCTCGCACGGGTACCCGGGTGTGCCGCTGCACGGCCGGGTGGCGCTGATGTGCACCCGGACGCGGCCGCTGCCGGTCGACGACCTGCGTGCCGCGCTGGGGCACCTCCCGGAGGACCCGGCGGGCCACGGCCCCGTCGACGCCGGCGAGACCCCCGCGGGCGACCGCATCGTGGTCGCGGCGGCGGGCCTCGCGGAGTCCGCGACGGGCCTCGCGGAGTCCGGGGGCCGGTCGGAGCTCCCCGTCGCCACGACGGAGGAGAGCGACGGACCGGACCGCGCGGGGGGCGCCGCCGCGCGGGGGCACGACGCCACGACCGGATCCCCGGACGCGGGGGCCACGGGAGAGGGCTCCGGCGTGCAGGACGACCGGATCGGCGCGTGGGACGTCCCCGGCGCGGGCCGGCGCCCGGAGGCGGGCCGTCCCACCCCGTACGAGCGCCCGTCCGCACCGGAGCACCGGGCCTCGGCCGAGGGGACGCACCGGGCCCCGCCGGTCGACGACGGCGGCGCCCCGTACCGCTCCTGGCCGCCCACGCGCGTCGGCACCGCGGGCCGGCCCGGCGGCACCGGTCACGACTCCGTCGGCCCGCCGGCGCACGCGCACGCACCGGAGCCGCAGCAGGCGCCGCCGGTGTCCCGCCCCCGGCCCTACCTCGACGCCGGGTCCGGCGCCGGCAGGACCGACGACGACCCGCGGAACGCCGCGCAGCAGGCGCTCCGGCGTCTCGCGCCCGGCTCCACCGGCAACGGCGACGACCGGGCGCGCGACGACGTGTTCACCGACCTGTCCGACACGGGCGGCCGCAACGGCACCGGTCACCCCGGGTGGTGA
- a CDS encoding putative PEP-binding protein, with protein MPSTLNGIPASPGRAGGRVVRVAEPPGEPAAGPAPADPAAEAARIAPAVELVSERLTARAATVSGDAREVLEATVTMVGDPALLENAQNLVTGEGRPAARAVWEAAGQFAELMSSMGGYMAERARDIHDVRDRIVAELLGLPAPGVAELDAPAVLVAGDLAPADTAGLRPGVALALVTEQGGPTSHTAILARSLGIPAVVGCAGARALAEGTAVTVDGGTGEVAEVATLDEATAFASVASVEADWDGTGRTADGHVVPLLANVGDGPGAAKGAADGAEGVGLFRTELAFLAAAEEPAEARQREVYAAVLSAFAGRPVTARTLDAGADKPLPFLSLDGEPNPALGVRGLRIARVPGNGDGVLDRQLAALAAAAKETGAELKVMAPMVATAEEARWFVERCRAHGIAQAGVMIEIPAAVLTADEIMAEVDFVSVGTNDLAQYLFAADRQSGPVAALNDPWQPALLRLIGLLGEASARTGTPVGVCGEAAADAALAPVLVGLGVASLSMGSGALAAVGAALGSVDLEQCRDRARAACAAADPIGARRAVSELGD; from the coding sequence ATGCCGAGCACGTTGAACGGAATCCCCGCGAGCCCGGGCCGGGCCGGCGGCCGCGTCGTCCGGGTCGCCGAGCCGCCGGGCGAGCCGGCCGCGGGACCCGCACCCGCGGACCCCGCCGCCGAGGCGGCGCGGATCGCGCCCGCCGTCGAGCTGGTGTCGGAACGCCTCACCGCGCGCGCGGCCACCGTCTCCGGGGACGCGCGGGAGGTGCTGGAGGCGACCGTGACGATGGTCGGCGATCCCGCCCTGCTGGAGAACGCGCAGAACCTGGTCACCGGCGAGGGCCGCCCGGCCGCGCGTGCGGTGTGGGAGGCGGCAGGGCAGTTCGCCGAGCTGATGTCGTCGATGGGCGGCTACATGGCCGAGCGCGCCCGCGACATCCACGACGTCCGGGACCGGATCGTGGCCGAGCTGCTCGGCCTGCCCGCCCCGGGCGTCGCCGAGCTCGACGCGCCCGCCGTGCTCGTCGCCGGCGACCTCGCCCCGGCCGACACCGCGGGCCTGCGGCCCGGTGTCGCGCTGGCCCTCGTCACCGAGCAGGGCGGACCGACCAGCCACACCGCGATCCTCGCCCGCTCCCTGGGGATCCCCGCCGTCGTCGGGTGCGCGGGTGCGCGGGCGCTGGCCGAGGGCACCGCCGTGACCGTCGACGGCGGCACCGGTGAGGTCGCCGAGGTCGCGACCCTCGACGAGGCGACCGCCTTCGCCTCCGTCGCCTCGGTCGAGGCCGACTGGGACGGGACGGGCCGCACGGCCGACGGTCACGTCGTCCCGCTGCTGGCGAACGTCGGTGACGGCCCGGGCGCGGCGAAGGGTGCCGCCGACGGCGCCGAGGGCGTCGGCCTGTTCCGCACCGAGCTCGCCTTCCTCGCCGCGGCCGAGGAGCCTGCCGAGGCGCGGCAGCGGGAGGTCTACGCCGCGGTGCTCTCCGCGTTCGCCGGGAGGCCGGTCACCGCCCGGACCCTCGACGCCGGTGCCGACAAGCCGTTGCCGTTCCTGTCGCTCGACGGCGAGCCCAACCCCGCGCTCGGCGTCCGTGGCCTGCGGATCGCCCGGGTCCCGGGCAACGGCGACGGCGTCCTCGACCGCCAGCTCGCGGCACTCGCCGCGGCGGCGAAGGAGACGGGTGCCGAGCTGAAGGTGATGGCGCCGATGGTGGCCACCGCCGAGGAGGCCCGCTGGTTCGTCGAGCGCTGTCGCGCGCACGGCATCGCGCAGGCCGGCGTCATGATCGAGATCCCGGCTGCGGTGCTGACCGCCGACGAGATCATGGCCGAGGTCGACTTCGTCTCGGTCGGCACCAACGACCTGGCCCAGTACCTGTTCGCGGCGGATCGCCAGTCCGGGCCGGTCGCGGCACTCAACGACCCGTGGCAGCCCGCGCTGCTGCGCCTGATCGGCCTGCTCGGCGAGGCCTCGGCCCGCACCGGCACGCCGGTCGGCGTCTGTGGCGAGGCCGCGGCCGACGCGGCGCTCGCGCCGGTGCTCGTCGGGCTGGGGGTGGCGAGCCTGTCGATGGGATCCGGCGCGCTGGCCGCCGTCGGTGCGGCGCTCGGCTCGGTGGATCTGGAGCAGTGCCGGGACCGGGCCCGCGCCGCATGCGCGGCGGCCGACCCGATCGGGGCGCGGCGTGCGGTGTCGGAGCTGGGTGACTGA